In the genome of Acidobacteriota bacterium, the window GGCGTCCCAGGTCGATGATGGTGAGAAAGGTGGGCGCGTTGAGGCCGGCGGCCACGGTCTCCCCTTCCTGGGTGGCGACCGAGGCCACCACGCCGGTGATGGGGGCGACGATGGTGGCGTACTCCAGGCGGCTGAGCGCCCCGGCCAGCGCCGCCTTCCGGGCCTCGACCCCGGCCTCGGCCGTCCGGAGGTCGTCGGGGAGCCGCGTCCGGGCCAGGTCCAGTTCGGCCCAGGCGAGGCTCTCCCGGGCTTCGGCGCGGTCGAGTTCCTTCCGCGCCACGTCCAGCTGGTTCAGGGAGAAGGCCTTCTTCTCGTGGAGCACCCGGGCCCGCTCCCAGTCGAGGCGCGCGTAGCGGACGGCGGCCTGGGCGTCGGCCAGGGCCGCGGCCGCCCGCTCGATCTCCACGGGGCGCTGGTTCCGGACGGCGGCGAGGCGTTTCTCCGCCTCGGCAAGCCCCGCGCGGCAGTACAGGACGTCCGCCTCCAGTTCGGTACGCTCCAGGAGGGCGAGCACCTGGCCCTTCACCACCCGGTCGCCGACGTTGGCGCGGAGCTTCTCCACCCGGCCCGAGAGGCGGGACCCGACGCGGACCTCCGCCCCGATCTGCGCCTTGACGGAGCCGGTGGCCGACACGGAGGCGGTGATGTCCCGGCGGGCCACCGCGGCGGTCGCGGGGGTTGCGGCCAGTGGCCGGTCGCTGCGCAGAAGCGGCCACAGCAGGACGAAGGCCCCCGCCAGGGGGAACAGCACGGCAAGAGTGACGATCAGTTTGCGGGTTTTCCTTTTCATTGCGTTACGTGCCGGACGGTGCTTTCACCCCGCACCGCGCGATGTTGCGATAGCGCCCCTTTATACCAGAAGGCCGAGAGACGAAGAAGAAAAAACGAACGGTCGCTCCCGGCCTGTCGACCTACGCCGGCAGGACGATCAAAACCGGGGAGCGCCGGCGCACTCCCCGGCCCTCACTTCTTCCCCGTCGTTTTACCGGGGCGGGGAAGACCCTGGATATATTTGCCCAGACGTTCCATCGCCTCGGTGTTCTCCGCCCAGGGCGCTTCGGGGTTGTACCGGAACCGCCGCCCGAGGGCCTGGTGGAGCAACTCGCTGCACTCTTCCTTGTAGAAAAGCCCCAGGTCGTCGTCGGCGAAGGCGACGAGCAGGCTCTCGAGACCCTGGCGCCGGTCGGCGGCCAGCGCCTTGCGGACGTACGCCATCCGTTCCTCGGGCCCGGGAAGCTTGCGGTAATCGGAGATCCGGCCGGCATCCACGAAACGGCCGACCCGCTCCAGGAGTACCCGGCCCTGCTCGTCCGCCTCTATCTCGTGTCGCGCGGCCGCGTCCGACTCGTCCCTGTTGATGTCCTCCTCCACCTGCCGGGCCTCGTCGCTCACGGCGATGCGGGAATCGGCGATCCACCTGCCGGCGGCCCAAACCCCCAGGCCGAGAAGCGCCACGACGCCGAGCCCGGCGGCGAAGGACCGCCAGGCCCGCTTGCGGTCCTCCGCACGCACCAGGTAGATCACCACGCCCGCCAGGGCCAGGGCCACGCCGTAGAACGCGATCACGGCGGGGCCGCTGGGCAGGTCCATGTACCACGAAAGGTACAGGCCGACGGTGGTGACCAGGGTCCCCGTCCCCCACCCGATGAGCAGCTGCAGGCCGACGCGCTGGGTCAGGGAGAAGGCCAGGATTGCCGGGGCCACCAGGAAGACGAACACCAGGAGCACGCCGGCGACGCGGGTCGATACCGTGATCACGACCCCGAAGGTGAGGTAGAAGAGGAAGTCCCAGAGCCGGACGCGAAGCCCCAGGGCCAGGGCCTTCTCCGGGTCGTCGGAGATCTGGAGGAACTGTTTCCGGCATAGGAAGTGAATGCCGCCGATCACGAGGTAGACCACCGCCGCCAGGAGGACGTCGGCCCACGTGGCCCACAGGAGGTTGCCCACCAGGATGTCCTTGAGGTGCTCCGCCCCCCGGGTCTTTTCGATCACCAGGATGGCGACGGCGCAGGAGACGGCGTAGCTGAGCCCGATGATCGCTTCCTGGGGGACCCGCTCGTGCCGGAAGCGGGTCACGGTGAAGACCGCCGCGCCGATGAAGGTGAAGGCCATGGAGAACAGCAGGGCGCCGGTGGTGTCGGGCATGATGCCGAAGAGGAAACCGACGGTGGTGCCCAGGGCGGCGATCTGGGCCAGGGCCAGGTCCACGAAGATCACCCGGCGCTTGAGGACGTGGATGCCCAGGTAGGTGTGGATCGCCACCAGGACCAGGCACTCGACGAAGGGGGCGCCCATCAGTTCGAACATGTTCATGGGGACGCTCCTTTCTCAGCGGAAGAGCTGCCCTTTGCGGGCGGTTTCCTGCACGGCCTTCTTGAGACTCTGGATCCAGATGTCGAACTGGTCGAAGAAGGTGTTCATGCCGGGCTGGCCGCCGGGGGCCAGGGCGACGACCACGGGGACCGCCCCGACGCGCTCCGCGACCTTATTGACCTGGCCGATGTCGAAGTAGTTCTCGGCCCACATGATCCGGATGTTCTGGGCCCGCATCTTCTCGATCACCGTGGTGATGTGCCCCGGGGTGGGCGGGATGCCCGGTTTGGGTTCGAGGTAGTCGACGATGTCGATCCCGAACAGCTCCGCGAAGTAGGTGATGTTCTTGTGGTAGGCCACGATTTTGAGGCCGCGCAGGGGCTCGGCTTCCTTCATCCAGCCCCCCAGGCGCCCCAGGAGGGGCTGCCCGTGGTACTGCTTCCCGGCCAGGAAGGGGACCAGCTTCCCTTTCTGGGCCAGGTCGGTGAGGAGCTTGCCCCCCAGAAGCTTGACCAGCTCGGGCCCGAAGGTCCGCCGGTCCACCTCGTCGATGAAGCGCTTCAGGTTCTGGTCGAAGTAGGCGGCGTGCTCGGGGGCGTTGCGCTTGAAACCGACGCAGATGTTCTCCGCGATGATCTTGCCGTTGAGGGGGCTGGTGTGGATGTGCGGGTTGCCGTAGATGTGAACGTCCCCTTCCGCCCGGGAGACGGTGACGGGCTGTTCCGCCAGGCAGAGGCCGGCGCTGGCGGAGACGTAGCCCTTCTGGCCGCTCCGGATGCTGGGGTTGCCCGACATGTCCACCAGCGCCGGGGACCACATCTCCAGGTCCAGGCCGGTGGCCACGTAGACGTCCGCGGACTTGAGCATCACCGCCAGGCTGGGCTTGGGGCGGACGATGTGGGGGTCCTGGTTCCCCTCGACGATGTGGGAGACCACGACCTTGTCCCCGCCGACGGCTTCCGCGATGGAGTGGTAGGCCGAGTAGGTGACCACCACCCGGAGTTTGCCGTCCGGCGTGCGGGCGGCGGCGCTGACACAGAAGAACAGGGCGCAGAGAAGGGCGACGATTATCGACTGGTTTCTCATGGGTCATCTCCTCTCAGTATTTTTCGTGCTTGTGCGGGCCGGCGGCGAAGTTGAGCTGGAACAGCAGGCGGTTGTCGGTCCGGTTGGTGAAAATGCCGTCGGCGGTCTCGAAGGGCAGGTTTCGGCCGTACTGGTACTCCATGCGGAGGTAGACGAATTCGCTCTGCCAGAAGGTGACGTAGGGGACGAGGTCCCAGGCCGTGACGTTGTGCAGTCGGTGGGTGGGCCGGGCGATGTCGCCCCGGACGCCCACGAACCACCGGGGGGAGAGTTGGTGCTGGACGTAGGAGTAGATCCCCCAGGACTGGGAGGGCGGGACGACGGGCAGGTCGGGCATCTTCTTGTCCACGAAGTAAAACTCCGTCCGCCAGGTGAAGGACTTGTACTTGGCTTTCTCGGGCGGCGACCAGAAGAGGGTGAGGTCCGCGCCGGCAGCGAGAGTGCGTCGCCGGGGTTCATCAACGAGTTGGCCGGTGGCGTCCGGCACGCCCCGCCGGTTGTTGAACCCGAGCATTCCGGTCAAACCCAGTTCGAGGTAGGTGCTCGGGGAGAGATCGTAGTAGTTTTTCAGGTGGACCAGGGTGCTCGGGATGCTGAAGTGCTGCCCGGAGAAAAGGGTCTCGTTGTCGCCGTCCACCACCTCCAGGGTCAGTTCGTTGGCGTGGGCCCAGAGCTTGGGCATCATCCACTTGACCATGAGGCCGTTGCCCACCAGGCCGCCGTCCCCCAGGACCAGGCCGAGGGCCGCGGGGTAGCCGGTCTGGTCGAGATCGTGCCCGTGCCAGCGGTTGAGGATGCCGAAATTCTGCCGGAAGCGCCCGGCGGTGAAGGAGAACGAGGGGACGATGCCGGACCAGGTGATGTACACCTCCTCGATGTCGACCCCGTGCTCCCGGGAGAAGTTGAGGGCGCTCTTGAAGGTGGAGTAGGGGTCCAGCTGGTGTTGGAAATTCAGGCAAACCTCGCGCACCTGGAAGCGGCTGCGGTCGGTTTCGGTGGCGTAGAATTTGCCGTCGTCGAAGATCACCTGGCCGAGCAAGTCGGTGGAAAAGGTGATCTCCGGGTTGAGCTTCTGCAGGGCGAGGCCCCCTTCCAGGAACTCGCGCTGCTCCGGCGCGGCCCCTTCCTCCGTGTGAGTGGCCGCGGCCTGGGCCTCCTGGATCAGCCGGCTCTGTTCCGCCTCTCCCTCGCGCTCCAGGAGGGCGCCGAGTTTTTTCTCGAGTTCCTGGACCCGCTCCTCGAGCAGGCGGATCCGCTCGTCGCGGTCGTCCGGCGCGGCAACCGCCGGGCAGGTACAGCGTCCCGCGGTAAGAACAGCCAGGACGCTGAAAAACAAAAGTGATTTTCGCATGTCGATGCACTCCTTGAGCGGGGCCCCGCCGAAAGCGGCGACGGCCCCCTTGCCCTTGGGCAGGTGGGAGGATCGGCCTCAACGGCCGTCAGAGACTGGCGGGATGATCAGGAGAGGAGGGCGGGAGGGGAGTGCTTAGGGGAGACCAGGACCAGAGGACAGGACGGGGAAAAAAGGGACGTGGACACCCCGGGCAGCGGGGATGCCGGCACCGGGACCCTCGACAGGGAATGGGGCTCTCCCGTGAGGGACTTCGTGTCCAGGAACTGGTTCAGGGAGTCGCAGGCCTGATGCGGGTTTCCCCGGAAGATTTCCCCGGGGCCGTTTTTGCGGAAACAAGATCCGTCCTGGCCAACGCAAACCTGATCGGGACCCTGGCCCCCCCCCTGTCCGGGGTACACGTTTTCGATCTGATCGTGAACAAAGCAGAAAGTGTGGGCGTGGTCGGCGAACTTGAGGTGCAGGATCTGGTAGGCGGGGTGAACGCCGTAGGTGATCAGCAACAACACCAGCGAGAAAAGGCGGATGCCGGGGCTCATTTGCCGCCCCCGGCCCGATACCGCTCTTCCTGCTCCGCTCCGCTGCCTGTTCACCGCGTGCTCACCGGTTGCCTCCCCCGAGGGGGGAATGGGAATAAAAAATGTATTTATAACACTGCCAGCCCATCGGGACAAGGCCAAAGACAGGGTGATGCCGTGCCGGCCAGGGCAGAGCTGGAAGGGGACCACCGAAAGATCTCTGCTTGAGCCATCGCGCGGAGAACGACGGACTTTTCCAGGGCAGAGGGTCGGGGCGAGGAGCGAATTGACCCCGCGATTCCCGAAGGATGGCCGGCGGAGAACGCTCACTTCCGCCCCACCATGAGGAAGACCGGGTACCGGCGTGTCCCGCCGTCCCTTCCCGGCTTGACAATCTCCGAGGCGGTCCGGTGGCGGACCTCCTGGAATCCCGCCGCGCGAAACAGATCCCGCAGGGCTCCCCGTTCGAAGCCGAAGTGGAATACCCCGGTGTTGTCGCCGTGGAAGGTGCCGTCCTCGGCGTCCAGGTCGGCCAGGGCCAGGTGCCCCCCCGGGTGAAGA includes:
- a CDS encoding zinc ABC transporter substrate-binding protein; the protein is MRNQSIIVALLCALFFCVSAAARTPDGKLRVVVTYSAYHSIAEAVGGDKVVVSHIVEGNQDPHIVRPKPSLAVMLKSADVYVATGLDLEMWSPALVDMSGNPSIRSGQKGYVSASAGLCLAEQPVTVSRAEGDVHIYGNPHIHTSPLNGKIIAENICVGFKRNAPEHAAYFDQNLKRFIDEVDRRTFGPELVKLLGGKLLTDLAQKGKLVPFLAGKQYHGQPLLGRLGGWMKEAEPLRGLKIVAYHKNITYFAELFGIDIVDYLEPKPGIPPTPGHITTVIEKMRAQNIRIMWAENYFDIGQVNKVAERVGAVPVVVALAPGGQPGMNTFFDQFDIWIQSLKKAVQETARKGQLFR
- a CDS encoding metal ABC transporter permease; translation: MNMFELMGAPFVECLVLVAIHTYLGIHVLKRRVIFVDLALAQIAALGTTVGFLFGIMPDTTGALLFSMAFTFIGAAVFTVTRFRHERVPQEAIIGLSYAVSCAVAILVIEKTRGAEHLKDILVGNLLWATWADVLLAAVVYLVIGGIHFLCRKQFLQISDDPEKALALGLRVRLWDFLFYLTFGVVITVSTRVAGVLLVFVFLVAPAILAFSLTQRVGLQLLIGWGTGTLVTTVGLYLSWYMDLPSGPAVIAFYGVALALAGVVIYLVRAEDRKRAWRSFAAGLGVVALLGLGVWAAGRWIADSRIAVSDEARQVEEDINRDESDAAARHEIEADEQGRVLLERVGRFVDAGRISDYRKLPGPEERMAYVRKALAADRRQGLESLLVAFADDDLGLFYKEECSELLHQALGRRFRYNPEAPWAENTEAMERLGKYIQGLPRPGKTTGKK
- a CDS encoding efflux RND transporter periplasmic adaptor subunit; its protein translation is MKRKTRKLIVTLAVLFPLAGAFVLLWPLLRSDRPLAATPATAAVARRDITASVSATGSVKAQIGAEVRVGSRLSGRVEKLRANVGDRVVKGQVLALLERTELEADVLYCRAGLAEAEKRLAAVRNQRPVEIERAAAALADAQAAVRYARLDWERARVLHEKKAFSLNQLDVARKELDRAEARESLAWAELDLARTRLPDDLRTAEAGVEARKAALAGALSRLEYATIVAPITGVVASVATQEGETVAAGLNAPTFLTIIDLGRLQVDTFVDEVDIGKIKVGQKATFTVDAFPAREFSGVVAAVYPKAVIQENVVNYDVVVRIDDPSQEMLRPEMTASVSIALDTRENVLAVPSRAVRRERGKSVVYLSRDGRAQSREVRTGWKDSQWTEITSGLREGQAILLDPPTPPGTSGATP